TTGTTCATTACTCGACTTCTTATTTAAGAAATCATTAAGATAACTTACCGTTTGTCGCATTTGTAGCTGAGGGGTAGACGGGATCGTAACTGTAAACGTTGTGCCAAGTCCCACCTCACTATTTAAAGTTATTAAACCACCCTGCAAGTCTACACATTTTTTCACAATTGCTAGTCCCAGCCCTGTACCAGAAATTCCGCCAACATTACTTCCTCTATAAAAAGAATTAAAAAGTTGCACTTGCTCTGATTTTGGAATACCAATACCTTGATCTTTGATTGTAAAAATAGCTAAATTATTTTCACAAACTAACTCGAAATTTATCTTTCCGCCTTCAGGCGAGTATTTAATGGCATTTGATAACAAATTATTCAATATTTGATGTAGAATCTTCTCATCCATGAATACATTAGTGTCATCCCCGTTAGCCACAAAAGACATTGAGTATTGAGAGCCAGCATTTAATCGCATTTCTTCTACTAAGTCTTGGCAAAATACTTTTAAATCAAAGCATACGGGTTTAAGCTCTAATTTTCCAGCTTCTGCTTTCCCAAATACTAGAACATCATCTAAAAGTTGGGTCATATTCTTAATAGCTGATTGAATTCGCTGGAAATGTTGAGCTTTTTTCTCAGTAGAGAGTTTATGACTAAAATGTTCTAGTAATTCTGTAGAAGATAATATAGTACTCATCGGAGTGCGGAATTCATGGGAAGTCATAGTTACAAAGCGCGATTTTAAGGCGCTGAGTTCTTTTTCTTTCTCCAGTGATTGGCGCAGTTTTTCTTCGTTATCTTGAATTGTTTTTAAATAGTGGGATTGGGCTAAAGCAATACTTACTTGTGATGCCAATTCTTTAAGTAGTTCTATATTGACGCTTGACCAATGCCTTGAATCGGTACAATGATGAGCAATCAACAGACCCCAAAAATCATTACCTTGTAGAATTGGCACAACCAAGTGTGCTTTGACATCAAATTGGTGTAAAAATTTTATATAACAGGGATTTAAGTTAGCTTGGTTAATATCAGCGATCGCATAAACCCGCCCTTGACGATATAGTTCTAAATAAGATGATTCAAAGCAAGGGTCAGTAATTTCTCTTCCGGTAATAGAAAATACATCATCTACTACTGCCTCAGAAATTACTTCACCTGAACCATCAGACCAAACGCGATAAAATACCACTCTGTCACAACCAAGAAATTCCCGCACTCCAGTTACAGTAGTGTGCAGAATTTCATCTAGATTCAACGACTGCCTAATGCCCTCAGTAATCTTCCTAATCAGTCGTTCTCGCTCACTTTGTTGACGTAATTCCTGCATGGCGCTAGCCGCATTCAACAGGCAACGCACCCTTTGACGTAGCAATCCCCAATGCAGAGGTTTAGTAACGTAGTCACTCGCACCTACTGCAAACGCCATATCTACCGATTCTTCATCTTCCAAACTGGTAATCATCAATATTGGCGTATATTCACATTGTGGCAGTGAACGTAAAACTTTACAGCAAGTAAAACCATCCATCAAGGGCATGAGGGCATCTAGTAGGATAATATCGGGCTTTATACTTTGGTAAAGACCTACCCCCTCCTCCGCGCTACTAGCTTCTGCAACCTGATATCCTACTTGTTCGAGAGCTTTACGTACTTGCTTACGCATCATTTTCTCGTCATCTATCACCAAGACCAAAGTAGACTGTGGACTTTGGCTATTAACGGTTGTAAAAATGTTGAGGCTATCACTATGTTGGTTCACAGGCTTTTATTAAATTAGCGCGATTTATATAAGTTGGTTTCTTACCATGCTAAACAAATTTCAATATCTGTCTTGAGCATGAAACATGAATGAGCAATTTTAATATTTTTTTAAATTTTACTACTCATTTTCATCAATTTAATCTTTTTTAATTTTTGATTTCTAGGATGACTGATCCCATCATACTCGTATATAAGCTGATTTTGCCTGCCTAATTTATCTATTAACTAATCAACTACAGTAACTACGGTAAAGTGAGGAATTTATTTTTAACCAAAGTTTATGTTTTAATTTATTAAATAAGTATTTATGCTTACTTATTCATTATTGGTCTACTCAGGAGGTCAACCTAATTAAACTTAAAATCCTGCCCACCGTCCCCTGAGAGTTAAAAGCGAGATTGCATAATTTGAAAGTAATTTTTTGAAGTATAATTATTGACCACTGATGTGAACAACAAGTTCACGTATATGACCACGCTGGCGATGTTCCCAAACATAAATTCCTTGCCATGTGCCTAATAGCAATCTACCATTAGCTATAGGAATTTGCTCAGAAGTATGAGTCAAAACTGTACGAATATGAGCAGGCATATCATCAGCACCTTCAGCACTATGGATGTAGCTTTTACCATCTTCGGGTACAAGTTTAGTTAAGAAGTTT
This portion of the Oculatellaceae cyanobacterium genome encodes:
- a CDS encoding ATP-binding protein, which gives rise to MNQHSDSLNIFTTVNSQSPQSTLVLVIDDEKMMRKQVRKALEQVGYQVAEASSAEEGVGLYQSIKPDIILLDALMPLMDGFTCCKVLRSLPQCEYTPILMITSLEDEESVDMAFAVGASDYVTKPLHWGLLRQRVRCLLNAASAMQELRQQSERERLIRKITEGIRQSLNLDEILHTTVTGVREFLGCDRVVFYRVWSDGSGEVISEAVVDDVFSITGREITDPCFESSYLELYRQGRVYAIADINQANLNPCYIKFLHQFDVKAHLVVPILQGNDFWGLLIAHHCTDSRHWSSVNIELLKELASQVSIALAQSHYLKTIQDNEEKLRQSLEKEKELSALKSRFVTMTSHEFRTPMSTILSSTELLEHFSHKLSTEKKAQHFQRIQSAIKNMTQLLDDVLVFGKAEAGKLELKPVCFDLKVFCQDLVEEMRLNAGSQYSMSFVANGDDTNVFMDEKILHQILNNLLSNAIKYSPEGGKINFELVCENNLAIFTIKDQGIGIPKSEQVQLFNSFYRGSNVGGISGTGLGLAIVKKCVDLQGGLITLNSEVGLGTTFTVTIPSTPQLQMRQTVSYLNDFLNKKSSNEQNNEVQTRLLG
- a CDS encoding secondary thiamine-phosphate synthase enzyme YjbQ, with translation MNQYQQFLKIQTTGKSLSKITSKIQSIVSDSGITTGLCTVFLRHTSASLIIQENADPDVLTDLENFLTKLVPEDGKSYIHSAEGADDMPAHIRTVLTHTSEQIPIANGRLLLGTWQGIYVWEHRQRGHIRELVVHISGQ